The region GACCCCAGCCGCCGCCGCACCCGCATCCGCCGCACCGGCACCTGCCCGCGGACCCGCCCCGGCGCCTGCCGCCGCTCGCCGGCCCCTGCCGGCCGCCGCCTGACCTCCCGTCCGGGGCCGGGTCCGCGGGCGCGGCTCCGGGGGGCCGGGAGACGGCCCGCGGCGCACGCGGACGCGGGCAGCGCCCAAACCGGGCACCGCTGCGGGCCGTCTGGGCGCCGGTTTCGCCCACTCCCCGGCATGGCACCGCGTGACCTGCGGCGACGCATTCCCGCTTCGGGCACAACCGGGCCTTTGTTCATCCGTTATGGGCCAGTGGCGGGCGTGAGCGCGTTGGTATAACTCTTCCACGGGCAAAACCGGGCACGCCGTGCCCGGATCGGCGAAGAGACGAGGTGGGATCGATGCGGGCCGAGGAGCGCCAGCACCGCATACTCACCCTCGCGCGCCACCAGGGCCAGGTCGAGGTCACCGTGGTCGCCTCCGACCTGAAGGTCGCGCCGGAAACCATCCGCCGCGACCTCGGCGTCCTGGAGCGCCGAGGCCTGGTCCGCCGCACCTACGGCGGGGCCTACCCCGTCGAAGGCGCGGGCTTCGAGACGAACATGGCGCAACGGCTCACCCTGCACGTCGCCGACAAGCGCCGTATCGCCGCCGAGGCGGTCAAGCTGGTCGGCGAGGCGGAGACCGTGTTCGTGGACGAGGGCTACACCCCCCAGCTCCTCGCCATGCTGCTGCCGACCGACCGGCCGCTGACCGTGGTCACCGCGTCGCTGTCGACCGCGGCGGCGGTCGCGGACTCCGCCGACACCACTGTTCTGCTGCTCGGCGGCCGGGTCCGGGCCCGGACACTGGCCACGGTCGGCTCCTGGGCCACCGCGATGCTCGCGGGCTTCGTCATCGACCTGGCCTTCGTCGGGTCCAACGGCATCTCCCGCGAACTCGGCCTGACCACCCCCGACCCGGTCGTCGCCGACGTCAAGGCCAAGGCGCTGGAAGTCTCCCGGCGGCGGGTGTTCATGGGCCATCACAGCAAGTTCGGCGCCAGCAGTTTCTGCCGCTTCGCCGAGGTCGCCGACTTCGAGGCGATCGTCACCGACACCGGTCTGTCCAGCGCCGAGGCGCACCGCTACGCACTGCTGGGACCACGCGTCTTCAGGGTCTGACGCGGGGCCACCGCTTCCCTCTTCCCCCTCCACGCACGCCGCTCCGGGCTCCCCCCTGCCCGCGGACGGCCGACCCTCCACCTCCCC is a window of Streptomyces sp. NBC_01477 DNA encoding:
- a CDS encoding DeoR/GlpR family DNA-binding transcription regulator, encoding MRAEERQHRILTLARHQGQVEVTVVASDLKVAPETIRRDLGVLERRGLVRRTYGGAYPVEGAGFETNMAQRLTLHVADKRRIAAEAVKLVGEAETVFVDEGYTPQLLAMLLPTDRPLTVVTASLSTAAAVADSADTTVLLLGGRVRARTLATVGSWATAMLAGFVIDLAFVGSNGISRELGLTTPDPVVADVKAKALEVSRRRVFMGHHSKFGASSFCRFAEVADFEAIVTDTGLSSAEAHRYALLGPRVFRV